In Bacillus sp. DX3.1, the following proteins share a genomic window:
- a CDS encoding ADP-ribosyltransferase — translation MDKYVNLTYDEAEARGDQKAADDARYERHCKQSEKPLDRKDWDVKNELFRKNRERGREEEIKDRKALEEHLDRQLENNNAGEVVTYTSSEGHLTRPDSIGRNDKGEIDLVHEHKHQMGEKDQTVHNDRQMRAEKEMLEDKNGSHVVTISSDKPDLNGIPPKPRPSEPLGKKSDIYYIDPNSGKVTRKWEANPDLPGGGIWIKI, via the coding sequence TTGGATAAATATGTTAATTTAACGTATGATGAGGCAGAAGCGCGAGGAGATCAGAAGGCAGCGGATGATGCTAGATATGAACGTCACTGTAAACAAAGTGAAAAACCTTTAGATCGCAAAGATTGGGATGTTAAGAATGAACTTTTCAGAAAGAACAGAGAGCGTGGAAGAGAAGAAGAAATAAAAGATAGAAAGGCTTTGGAAGAACATCTAGATCGCCAATTAGAGAACAATAACGCTGGTGAGGTCGTTACGTATACATCTAGTGAAGGGCATCTTACGCGTCCAGACAGCATTGGGCGTAATGATAAGGGTGAAATTGATTTGGTTCATGAGCACAAACACCAAATGGGTGAAAAAGACCAAACTGTTCATAACGACAGGCAAATGCGAGCTGAAAAAGAAATGCTCGAAGATAAAAATGGAAGTCATGTTGTGACAATATCAAGTGACAAACCTGATTTGAATGGGATTCCTCCTAAGCCAAGACCAAGTGAACCTTTAGGGAAAAAGAGTGACATTTACTATATTGATCCAAATAGTGGAAAAGTGACTCGCAAATGGGAAGCGAACCCAGATTTACCTGGTGGAGGTATATGGATAAAAATATAA
- a CDS encoding TROVE domain-containing protein produces the protein MSKFNHSSQGSRQTYTKEGGKAYKMYDKDKLVTMVLTSFFNELKFYGDNSEELVTIAKQIMDRDPKFVASLAVYAREVFYMRSVTHVLAVELANHPEGRKYARQTVSRIAQRPDDVTEMMAYQLGVYGRKNPIPNSLKKGLADAFSTFDEYQLAKYNRTGKDVTLKDVFRLVSPSAKKGTERYELYKRLLENTLQVPYTWETQLSQKGNKKEVWEELIDSGKVGYMALLRNLHNIVNSGASNVDTVYNILRDPERVKKSKQLPFRFFSAYRVVQEKLPQAGSKLLDVLNDAIEASVTNMPRLSGTTFMTADISGSMTYCSVSKDGTVKCADIATLMMAMAHSFCDNSITSVFATDFKVINVSTRSGILENMNTFLSEVNKQGYGTNLYLSIQYLLDNKIKVDRILVFSDEQVYGDRYEGNSSQILLEKYRREINPDVWIHSFNLNSYGNQQFVGEKTNLIGGWSEKCLDFIHYAEEGTDSLISAIENYQ, from the coding sequence ATGTCAAAGTTTAATCATTCTTCTCAAGGAAGCCGTCAAACGTATACAAAAGAGGGCGGAAAAGCTTATAAAATGTATGATAAAGATAAATTAGTTACGATGGTATTAACATCTTTTTTTAATGAGCTTAAATTTTATGGAGACAACAGCGAAGAATTAGTTACTATTGCAAAACAAATCATGGACAGAGACCCTAAATTTGTTGCGAGTTTAGCGGTGTATGCACGTGAAGTGTTCTATATGCGTTCTGTTACACATGTATTAGCAGTGGAACTCGCAAACCACCCTGAAGGTCGTAAATATGCTCGTCAAACGGTTTCTCGTATTGCACAGCGTCCTGATGATGTAACAGAAATGATGGCATATCAACTAGGGGTATATGGTCGAAAAAATCCAATTCCAAACTCTTTGAAAAAAGGGTTAGCAGATGCCTTTTCTACATTTGATGAATATCAATTAGCAAAATACAATCGCACAGGAAAAGACGTTACATTGAAAGATGTATTCCGTTTAGTCAGCCCATCTGCTAAAAAAGGAACAGAACGTTACGAACTTTATAAACGGTTGTTAGAAAACACACTACAAGTACCATACACATGGGAAACACAGCTTTCTCAAAAGGGAAACAAAAAAGAAGTATGGGAAGAATTAATTGATAGCGGTAAAGTGGGTTATATGGCCTTACTTCGTAATCTTCACAATATCGTAAATTCAGGTGCATCAAATGTTGACACAGTATATAACATTCTTCGCGATCCTGAGAGAGTAAAAAAATCAAAACAATTACCATTTCGCTTTTTCTCAGCCTATCGCGTAGTGCAAGAAAAATTACCGCAAGCAGGAAGCAAATTGTTAGATGTATTGAATGACGCAATTGAAGCATCTGTTACAAACATGCCGAGATTATCAGGAACAACATTTATGACAGCAGATATCTCAGGCTCTATGACATATTGTTCTGTCTCAAAAGATGGAACTGTTAAATGTGCAGATATTGCTACACTTATGATGGCAATGGCACACTCCTTCTGTGATAATTCTATTACATCTGTATTCGCAACTGATTTCAAAGTGATAAATGTTTCTACTCGTTCTGGCATTTTAGAGAATATGAACACATTTTTATCAGAAGTTAATAAACAAGGATATGGAACAAACTTATATCTTTCTATTCAATATTTATTAGATAACAAAATCAAAGTTGACCGCATCCTTGTCTTCTCTGATGAGCAAGTGTACGGAGATAGATATGAAGGCAATTCTTCACAAATTCTTCTTGAAAAATATCGTCGTGAAATTAATCCTGATGTTTGGATTCACTCTTTCAATTTAAATAGTTACGGTAACCAACAATTCGTAGGAGAGAAAACAAATTTAATCGGTGGTTGGAGTGAAAAATGCTTGGACTTCATTCATTATGCAGAAGAAGGAACAGATTCCCTTATCTCAGCTATCGAAAATTATCAATAA
- a CDS encoding VWA domain-containing protein, which translates to MENKISLNRWRLVLGKYADDQITFQEESPVYREMDEALEFLYERERGEERGGSLDPSQLTVPTWVSKVRELFPKETIEIMEKHALEKYELTALLQDKQTLEKMEPNMNLLKCILQFKDHVKPDVLDTAKRIVAKVAEELRRNLEQEVKPALSGRPDRNRSSRVRTMRNFDFKKTIRKNMKHFDKETNTIHIEKPYFYAATKHVNPWRVILAVDESGSMIDSVIHSAVMAGIFASLPTIKTDLFIFDTSVVDLTDRIDDPVETLMSVQLGGGTYIAQALRYATNKIEMPYKTIVVLVTDLYEGGSYAEMYREAMKIVESGAKLIVLTSLDPTAQPFYDKQAAKKMAALGAHVAALTPGRLAQWIAAIIS; encoded by the coding sequence ATGGAGAATAAGATCTCTTTGAATCGATGGCGTCTTGTTCTTGGAAAATATGCGGATGATCAAATAACATTTCAGGAAGAAAGCCCTGTATATAGGGAGATGGACGAGGCGCTGGAGTTTTTGTACGAACGGGAACGTGGGGAAGAACGCGGCGGGTCGCTGGATCCTTCGCAGCTAACAGTGCCCACTTGGGTTTCTAAAGTGCGCGAGTTATTTCCGAAAGAAACAATTGAAATTATGGAAAAACATGCGCTGGAAAAGTATGAATTAACTGCTTTGCTACAGGATAAGCAAACGCTTGAAAAAATGGAGCCAAATATGAATTTGTTAAAATGCATCTTACAATTTAAGGATCATGTAAAGCCTGATGTATTGGACACCGCTAAGCGTATTGTAGCCAAAGTAGCTGAGGAGTTACGTCGTAATTTAGAGCAGGAAGTGAAGCCCGCTTTAAGTGGTAGACCGGATCGAAACCGTTCTAGCCGTGTACGCACGATGCGCAACTTTGATTTTAAGAAAACGATTCGAAAAAACATGAAGCATTTTGACAAGGAGACGAACACCATCCATATTGAAAAACCGTACTTCTATGCTGCAACGAAACACGTTAACCCATGGCGTGTGATTCTCGCAGTAGACGAGAGTGGAAGTATGATTGATTCTGTTATTCATAGTGCAGTTATGGCTGGCATTTTTGCAAGTTTACCGACGATTAAGACAGATTTGTTCATCTTTGATACATCCGTTGTCGATTTAACAGATCGTATTGACGATCCAGTGGAAACGCTTATGAGTGTACAGCTTGGAGGAGGGACATATATTGCACAGGCGCTGCGCTATGCAACGAATAAAATAGAGATGCCGTACAAAACAATTGTCGTGCTTGTAACGGATTTATATGAAGGTGGCAGTTACGCTGAAATGTACCGAGAAGCGATGAAGATTGTAGAATCAGGAGCAAAGCTTATCGTACTTACTTCTCTTGATCCGACTGCACAGCCTTTTTATGATAAACAGGCGGCAAAAAAAATGGCAGCGCTCGGTGCTCATGTAGCAGCGCTAACACCAGGGAGGTTGGCACAGTGGATCGCAGCAATCATTTCTTAA
- a CDS encoding DUF5682 family protein, which yields MEVVFRSSQSAEVNSLFQRAYNLSNNVVYVPIRHHSPACSFHVQKIVELYKPDAILIEGPIDCNPLIPHIVSAESEAPICIYCSYDDKTDVLERGESGKYRAYYPFLDYSPELVALREGAAHGIPVSFIDLPFKEYLFVTKNEEEHGKHGEQYFRHSQYVRMLSERTGCRSFHEFWEKYFELQGFHMTSEEFIRQLFDYCYYTRADYTQEMLSEDGCVAREMHMAKEIEKARKVYDKVLVITGGFHVKGLLELEGEKKKLSKSPLSAAYAKTYLMPYSFLESDQTRGYESGMPAPAFYQHIWENRDEATAEQFMIRVARQLKTEGISMADEIEAARMIRELALLRGKMQPGLYELMDAVRSAFVKGEVSSIDKPLTLLQTSLQGTKRGKLSKEADVPPLVHDFRASVRSFRLPARSTVPHETILDIYKKERHQYLSQFFHCLAFLGVPFCEKLRGPNLARKQNINLMRETWKYRFSAQVESALIDLSVYGGTVREAAQEVLRAKLYKAKGRAGEVALLLMEAYLSGLFSDFAMYIPFIDEAIQEDGDFVSMADCAYYLSQIEKANQQADSARSKSLSLFSVLDGGEPGIIAEKLIDLYTLQPADQQFIEALELYLQKEKRESQVEGAVFGLLTSLAKRTVDDVMQAAEGYFYGSGDMQKQAPLFLHGLFAGAKDIFLYNESLLDGISHVLQELDEETFLQVLPHLRLLFSQFTPLEVDTIARQIARLYDTTEEAIKEEVISEAVLTYAMQLDRKAQEILIKRGLEDGE from the coding sequence ATGGAAGTCGTTTTTCGAAGCTCGCAATCAGCTGAAGTAAACTCATTGTTTCAAAGAGCTTACAATTTAAGCAATAACGTCGTATATGTGCCTATTCGCCATCATAGTCCTGCATGCTCTTTTCATGTACAAAAAATAGTTGAATTATATAAACCGGATGCAATTCTTATAGAGGGACCGATAGATTGTAACCCCCTTATTCCGCATATCGTGAGTGCAGAGAGCGAGGCTCCGATTTGTATATATTGCAGTTATGATGATAAAACGGATGTGCTTGAAAGAGGAGAGAGCGGAAAGTACCGTGCGTACTATCCCTTTCTCGACTATTCACCGGAGCTAGTCGCACTTCGGGAAGGAGCTGCACATGGCATTCCGGTTTCATTTATTGATCTTCCCTTTAAGGAATATTTGTTTGTAACGAAAAACGAGGAAGAGCACGGGAAACATGGCGAACAATACTTCCGGCACAGTCAATATGTCCGTATGCTCTCAGAAAGAACGGGTTGCCGAAGCTTTCATGAATTTTGGGAGAAATACTTTGAATTGCAAGGTTTTCATATGACGAGCGAGGAGTTTATCCGGCAGCTCTTCGATTATTGTTATTACACGCGCGCGGACTATACGCAGGAGATGTTGTCAGAAGACGGCTGCGTGGCCAGAGAGATGCACATGGCAAAGGAAATTGAAAAAGCGCGTAAAGTATATGATAAGGTGCTCGTAATTACCGGGGGCTTTCATGTGAAGGGACTTCTTGAATTGGAAGGAGAAAAGAAAAAACTGTCCAAAAGTCCGTTGTCTGCGGCATATGCAAAAACGTATCTTATGCCGTACTCCTTTTTGGAAAGCGACCAGACGCGCGGTTATGAGAGCGGTATGCCTGCACCTGCTTTTTACCAACATATTTGGGAGAACAGGGATGAAGCGACAGCAGAGCAATTTATGATACGAGTTGCTAGACAGTTAAAAACAGAAGGGATATCAATGGCAGATGAGATTGAGGCTGCGCGAATGATACGTGAACTCGCGCTGCTTCGGGGAAAGATGCAGCCTGGATTGTATGAGTTGATGGATGCGGTGCGCAGCGCATTTGTTAAAGGAGAGGTATCTTCGATAGATAAACCTTTGACGCTGCTTCAGACGAGTCTGCAAGGGACGAAGCGAGGCAAATTGTCAAAAGAAGCGGATGTGCCGCCGCTCGTGCATGATTTTCGTGCTTCTGTTCGTTCGTTTCGTCTTCCTGCCCGTTCTACTGTACCACATGAAACGATTCTTGACATATACAAGAAAGAACGGCACCAGTATTTAAGCCAATTCTTTCATTGTCTCGCTTTTTTAGGGGTTCCGTTTTGTGAGAAGCTGCGCGGTCCAAACCTTGCCAGAAAGCAGAACATCAATCTCATGCGAGAAACTTGGAAATATCGTTTCTCAGCGCAGGTGGAAAGTGCTCTCATTGACTTATCTGTGTATGGCGGAACGGTGAGAGAAGCCGCGCAGGAGGTGCTGCGAGCAAAGCTGTATAAGGCGAAAGGGCGTGCTGGAGAGGTGGCTCTTTTATTGATGGAAGCCTACTTAAGCGGGCTATTTTCCGATTTTGCCATGTACATCCCTTTCATAGATGAGGCAATACAAGAAGATGGGGACTTCGTGTCTATGGCAGATTGCGCTTACTATTTATCACAAATAGAGAAAGCAAATCAGCAGGCAGATAGCGCCCGAAGCAAATCGCTTTCGCTATTCTCTGTTTTAGATGGCGGCGAACCGGGAATTATTGCGGAAAAGCTTATCGATTTGTATACATTGCAGCCTGCAGATCAGCAGTTTATTGAAGCATTGGAGCTTTATTTGCAAAAAGAGAAACGGGAAAGTCAGGTAGAAGGTGCAGTATTTGGGCTGTTAACTTCCTTAGCGAAGAGGACGGTTGATGATGTAATGCAAGCGGCAGAAGGATACTTTTATGGAAGTGGCGATATGCAAAAGCAAGCCCCTCTATTTTTGCATGGTTTGTTTGCTGGTGCAAAAGATATTTTTCTATATAACGAGTCGCTGCTTGACGGGATATCTCATGTCCTGCAAGAACTTGATGAAGAGACATTTTTGCAAGTGCTGCCGCATTTGCGCCTCTTGTTCAGTCAATTCACTCCGCTTGAGGTTGATACGATCGCCAGACAGATTGCTCGGTTATATGACACAACGGAAGAAGCGATAAAAGAAGAAGTGATTTCGGAAGCTGTGCTGACGTATGCAATGCAGTTAGATCGGAAAGCACAGGAGATTCTGATTAAACGGGGGCTAGAAGATGGAGAATAA
- a CDS encoding SWIM zinc finger family protein, which produces MDRSNHFLNVLSSIDETYLIAMSNKGTYKRAIKDLTAVSNVKMDVEENAAQIQFDDEITVTFTGDIRSYSCTCDARSICKHVIMALLEAKKMYEGEEKTKVDFSALLNVDVRSIVLEKMWAEIMFRETFQPKFILEEEAALIASFPEENITVRFLTAESVADAICTCKADGICRHKAEAVYGYQKEKGILHEMKQMRPLIIAPEKLSIFKEMIEQVVHFGLTRLTENTIYEIEQLSVKARSLKLAKLENLFRKLATDIGLYRMKHTSFQMASYRQTLSAIYEHILLLERHCLQESPFRSEYYEVPPLTLYAFGASGWQTKSGYVGVTYYFYNREQEKWITYTQSRPMFYEGSSTTPEVLHEKQAPWEIAGKGYELSRSSFRLKQVKLNADFQLSSSSHTVGEVEGATNVAEWHSLFLTSWEELLKKVKGQRLETNKQGVFCIEVAEIGEWLFQQQEQKWIIPLIDKTGKTLQMQMMKRPENERMIRLIKMYMDSLSVKRMLVHSYQEGTKLVVTPVILYTEAGEILNITLNEGETFYDRVSAHNR; this is translated from the coding sequence GTGGATCGCAGCAATCATTTCTTAAATGTTCTTTCCTCTATTGATGAAACATACTTGATCGCGATGTCCAACAAAGGAACATACAAGAGAGCGATCAAGGATTTGACTGCTGTATCAAATGTCAAAATGGACGTAGAAGAGAATGCAGCGCAAATACAATTTGACGACGAAATTACTGTAACGTTTACAGGTGATATACGTAGTTATTCCTGTACTTGTGATGCCCGCTCCATTTGCAAGCATGTAATTATGGCTTTGCTGGAAGCTAAGAAGATGTACGAAGGAGAAGAGAAAACGAAGGTTGATTTCTCTGCTCTTTTGAATGTGGACGTACGCAGCATTGTTTTGGAAAAGATGTGGGCTGAAATAATGTTCCGCGAAACATTTCAGCCAAAGTTCATTTTAGAAGAAGAGGCAGCTTTAATTGCGTCCTTCCCAGAAGAGAATATAACTGTTCGCTTTCTGACAGCTGAATCGGTAGCTGATGCGATCTGTACGTGCAAAGCAGATGGGATATGCCGTCATAAGGCGGAAGCGGTATATGGGTATCAAAAAGAGAAAGGAATCTTGCATGAAATGAAACAGATGCGTCCTCTTATCATTGCTCCGGAAAAGCTATCCATTTTCAAAGAGATGATCGAGCAAGTTGTTCATTTTGGATTAACGCGGCTTACTGAAAACACAATCTATGAAATAGAACAACTTTCTGTAAAAGCTCGTTCTTTAAAACTAGCAAAGTTAGAAAATTTATTTCGTAAGCTAGCGACGGATATTGGGCTATATCGGATGAAACATACGTCTTTTCAAATGGCATCCTATCGGCAAACGCTGTCTGCGATTTATGAACACATTTTGTTGTTAGAGCGCCATTGCCTGCAAGAGAGTCCGTTTCGTTCGGAATATTATGAAGTCCCACCGCTTACTTTGTACGCTTTCGGCGCATCCGGCTGGCAAACGAAGTCCGGTTATGTTGGTGTGACGTATTATTTCTATAATCGAGAGCAGGAAAAGTGGATTACATACACGCAGTCGCGCCCGATGTTTTATGAAGGAAGCAGCACAACTCCTGAAGTACTCCATGAAAAGCAAGCTCCATGGGAGATTGCGGGGAAAGGATACGAACTGTCTCGTTCATCTTTCCGATTGAAGCAGGTAAAACTTAACGCTGATTTTCAATTGTCATCTAGCTCACACACGGTAGGAGAAGTGGAAGGGGCAACAAATGTGGCAGAGTGGCACTCTCTCTTTCTGACCTCATGGGAAGAATTGTTAAAAAAAGTAAAGGGGCAGAGGTTAGAGACAAATAAGCAAGGAGTATTTTGTATAGAAGTTGCTGAAATAGGAGAATGGCTGTTTCAGCAGCAGGAACAAAAATGGATCATTCCTCTTATCGATAAGACCGGTAAAACATTGCAAATGCAAATGATGAAACGACCAGAAAACGAACGGATGATTAGACTTATAAAAATGTATATGGACTCGTTGAGCGTAAAGCGAATGCTTGTCCATTCTTATCAGGAAGGTACAAAGCTCGTTGTCACACCTGTCATCTTATATACAGAAGCAGGAGAGATTTTAAATATTACACTCAATGAAGGAGAAACGTTCTATGATAGAGTTAGTGCGCATAATCGATGA
- a CDS encoding AAA family ATPase: MQSIKPLMEELYEIELNALETNDSFPKPPNWRLSPRAVRTFIIGQEEPLLWEGKEVEISRKFYGNDALVERAIVTLAGNRGLMLIGEPGTAKTMLSELLSAAICRNSRNTVQGTAATMEDTIKYSWNYALLLAKGPVREALVPGPLFTGMEQGILTRFEELTRCPQEVQDSLISILSDKVLNIPEFGEQGILTAKPGFNIIATANTRDRGVNEMSSALKRRFNFETVHPIKDVKLEAKIIESQVTRLLGASGITPEVDRTVVQLLATVFHELREGVTAEGKRIDQPSSVMSTAEAVSVYYQSAMDAYYYGSGQVKMDALVRYLSGTIAKENKDDLEKLRSYFTSIVRARGQVGGEAWKSFFEARNQLK, encoded by the coding sequence ATGCAGTCTATTAAACCATTAATGGAAGAATTATATGAAATAGAATTGAATGCGTTAGAAACGAATGATTCGTTTCCAAAACCACCTAATTGGCGATTGTCACCGCGTGCCGTTCGTACGTTTATTATCGGACAAGAAGAACCGCTTCTTTGGGAAGGAAAAGAAGTAGAAATTAGTCGTAAGTTTTATGGAAATGATGCGCTTGTGGAACGAGCTATTGTCACATTAGCAGGGAATCGCGGACTTATGTTAATCGGAGAGCCGGGAACAGCAAAGACGATGCTAAGCGAGCTGCTTTCTGCTGCGATATGTAGGAATAGCCGTAACACTGTGCAAGGAACAGCCGCTACAATGGAAGATACGATTAAGTACTCGTGGAACTATGCACTTCTTCTTGCGAAAGGACCTGTAAGAGAGGCGCTTGTGCCAGGCCCCCTTTTCACTGGTATGGAACAGGGGATATTAACTAGATTTGAAGAGTTGACACGCTGCCCGCAGGAAGTACAGGATTCATTAATCAGCATTCTGAGCGATAAGGTACTGAACATTCCAGAGTTTGGGGAGCAAGGAATTCTTACGGCAAAGCCTGGATTCAATATTATTGCGACTGCCAACACACGCGATCGTGGTGTGAATGAAATGAGTAGTGCATTGAAGCGTCGTTTTAATTTTGAAACAGTGCATCCAATTAAGGATGTAAAGCTTGAAGCAAAAATAATAGAGTCACAAGTAACGCGTTTATTAGGAGCCTCAGGCATCACGCCAGAAGTGGACCGGACGGTTGTTCAGCTATTGGCGACTGTTTTTCATGAACTACGAGAAGGCGTGACTGCTGAAGGTAAACGAATTGATCAGCCTTCTTCCGTAATGAGTACCGCAGAAGCAGTATCGGTATATTATCAAAGTGCAATGGACGCGTACTATTATGGAAGCGGACAGGTGAAGATGGATGCACTTGTTCGATACTTATCCGGAACGATTGCGAAAGAAAACAAGGATGATTTAGAAAAACTGCGCAGTTACTTTACAAGCATCGTTAGGGCGCGAGGTCAAGTAGGAGGAGAGGCATGGAAGTCGTTTTTCGAAGCTCGCAATCAGCTGAAGTAA